One Calonectris borealis chromosome 16, bCalBor7.hap1.2, whole genome shotgun sequence DNA window includes the following coding sequences:
- the NT5M gene encoding 5'(3')-deoxyribonucleotidase, mitochondrial produces MILLSSFLHLRPRRCGPFAGLGRGPGPAAGSRRALRVLVDMDGVLADFEGGFLKKFRARYPDKPYIALEDRRGFWVSEQYGRLGPELSEKAISIWESKNFFFELDPLPGAVEAVKQMANLADTDVFICTSPIKNYRYCPYEKYAWVEKHFGPEFLEQIVLTRDKTVVSADLLIDDRPDITGAELNPSWEHVLFTACHNKHLELKPPSRRLQSWTDDWKAILDSKRLPPGRAT; encoded by the exons ATGATTTTGCTGAGCAGCTTCTTGCACCTGCGGCCTCGGCGCTGCGGCCCCTtcgcagggctgggcagggggcccggccccgcagcggggTCCCGCAGGGCTCTGCGGGTGCTGGTGGACATGGACGGGGTGCTGGCCGACTTCGAGGGAGGCTTCCTCAAGAAGTTCAGGGCCAGGTACCCCGACAAGCCCTACATTGCCCTGGAGGACCGGAGGGGCTTCTGGGTGTCGGAGCAATACGGGCGCCTGGGACCTGAGCTGAGT GAGAAAGCCATCAGCATCTGGGAATCCAAGAACTTCTTCTTCGAGCTGGAcccgctccccggggctgtggaAGCTGTGAAGCAAATGGCAAATTTGGCAGA CACGGACGTGTTCATCTGCACAAGCCCAATCAAGAACTACCGCTACTGCCCTTACGAGAAG TACGCCTGGGTGGAGAAGCACTTCGGCCCCGAGTTTCTCGAGCAGATCGTTTTGACGCGAGATAAGACGGTGGTTTCTGCTGACCTGCTTATAGATGACAGACCTGATATAACAG GGGCTGAGCTGAACCCCAGCTGGGAGCACGTGCTCTTCACAGCCTGCCACAACAAGCACCTGGAGCTGAAGCCCCCCAGCCGCAGGCTGCAGTCCTGGACTGACGACTGGAAGGCCATTCTGGACAGCAAACGCCTGCCGCCCGGCCGGGCCACCTAA